Proteins encoded by one window of Sphaerodactylus townsendi isolate TG3544 linkage group LG04, MPM_Stown_v2.3, whole genome shotgun sequence:
- the LOC125431315 gene encoding collagen alpha-1(I) chain-like, which produces MPAAATRGRQRQRKRRVAAAVARHKGAGLGWGGGRRGGGLSAAKARLAPAPSASPPQNKPAQEGGRWPARPPQGSAARSGLPACLVVGLVPVVWRRKLGHVLLLGSCQRQAGRQAGRQTSAFGSGAGGRLASEQLVAGDAICFWTEKRDSERPSDPRGVPPPPPPTGLRARPPGLGGPCLAAGPVGGAGRLQSQIIRPRPPAGAKPALPARAQEQPRLPPPRLETKARRPRGPGPCRAGPLNVTRIPHALRRKAAAASPRAFAATVSAKHGSPAPIAQPPPPPGHVSDSKRLRPGPSSGEGRLLIPRLETNTATVDRLYPTRRGDKE; this is translated from the exons ATGCCAGCCGCGGCCACCAGGGGCCGGCAGAGGCAGCGAAAGCGCCGTGTGGCGGCGGCTGTGGCTCGGCACAAAGGCGCTGGTctcggctggggggggggcaggcgaggAGGGGGCCTCTCTGCGGCAAAGGCCCGGCTCGCCCCGGCCCCCTCGGcctccccccctcagaacaaacccGCCCAGGAGGGAGGCCGCTGGCCGGCCAGGCCTCCGCAGGGGAGTGCTGCGCGCagcggcctgcctgcctgcctggttgTTGGTCTGGTTCCGGTCGTCTGGCGTAGAAAACTCGGGCACGTTCTCCTCCTTGGCAGCTGccagcggcaggcaggcaggcaggcaggacggCAAACCTCAGCCTTTGGCTCTGGAGCGGGCGGGCGGCTGGCCTCTGAGCAGCTGGTGGCAGGAGACGCCATTTGCTTCTGGACTGAGAAGAGAGACTCGGAGAGACCGAGTGACCCCCGCGGcgtgccacctccccccccccccaccgggctccGGGCTCGACCGCCTGGGCTGGGCGGTCCCTGTCTCGCTGCAGGTCCAGTGGGAGGCGCGGGTCGTTTGCAGTCGCAGATAATCCGCCCCAGACCGCCTGCTGGTGCAAAGCCCGCTCTCCCCGCCCGCGCCCAGGAGCAGCCCAGGCTCCCACCGCCGCGGCTGGAAACAAAGGCGAGGAGGCCCCGCGGCCCCGGGCCGTGTCGAGCGGGGCCCTTGAACGTGACGCGCATCCCTCATGCCCTCAGAAGGAAGGCAGCCGCTGCCTCGCCACGGGCCTTCGCAGCAACCGTTTCAGCAAAGCACGGAAGTCCCGCGCCCAttgcgcagccccccccccccccgggccacgTCTCCGACTCCAAGCGGCTGCGTCCCGGCCCTTCTTCC GGTGAAGGTCGGTTATTGATACCACGACTGGAAACAAATACTGCGACAGTGGATCGCCTTTACCCGACACGTCGAGGCGACAAAGAATAG